One genomic window of Numida meleagris isolate 19003 breed g44 Domestic line chromosome 1, NumMel1.0, whole genome shotgun sequence includes the following:
- the DDX11 gene encoding ATP-dependent DNA helicase DDX11 isoform X1 yields MQDPSPTSVAVSGPVRAHFPFPYTPYRIQEQFMAALYAALEAGRVGIFESPTGTGKSLSLICGALSWLRDFEEKKKQEEARLMAPENSGQEEKQLLASGGPACPNSGDVSGEPDWITAFVQKKEEQDLLHRLKEEQIRRKKREERLEKIRHNVQLKYAAKRKRSEEDETKRLLQLSKEILSEGAGAAVPEQLDHNEEELILAEYESDEEKKVASGLEEDDDDLEEEHVTKIYYCSRTHSQLSQFVHEVQKSPFGKDTRLVSLGSRQNLCVNEEVRRLGALQLINDRCTEMQKNKHEKKNDAEVEGKKRRVSRTVCPFYSYEQMQFLRDEVLVEVKDIEQLVTLGRDTKACPYYGSRYAIPAAQLVVLPYQMLLHEATRSAAGIILKDQVVIIDEAHNLIDTITCIHSAEVSGSQLCCAHSQLLQYMERYRKRLKAKNLMYIKQILYLLERFVVMLGGNVNQNPSCQAVSQTGTELKSINDFLFQSQIDNINLFKVQRYCEKSLISRKLFGFVERYGNPAPAVKTNKENQKLAGLQNFLLTLQQGSSKENPLQSPPVEADSDQLRAASPLMHIEGFLSALTNANEDGRVILNRQGTIGQSSLKFLLLNPAVHFAKVVKECRAVIIAGGTMQPVADFREQLLSCAGVDPARIVEFSCGHVIPPENILPIVLCSGPSNQQLEFTYQTRDLPQMMDETGRILCNLCNVVPGGVVCFFPSYDYEKQVYAHWEKTGLLTRLATKKKIFQEPKKANQVEQVLAEYAKCIKRCSQAGGQMTGALLLSVVGGKMSEGINFSDDLGRCVIMVGMPYPNIKSPELQEKMTWLDKTMPRAAGQAPSRALIENLCMKAVNQSIGRAIRHQKDFASILLLDHRYARPAILNKLPQWIRERTQVKPAFGSAFAELRKFHRGKSD; encoded by the exons ATGCAGGATCCAAGCCCTACGAGTGTG GCGGTGAGCGGCCCCGTCCGGGCCCACTTCCCGTTCCCCTACACGCCGTACCGCATCCAGGAGCAGTTCATGGCAGCGCTGTACGCTGCGCTGGAGGCCGGGCGGGTCGGCATCTTCGAGAGCCCCACGGGCACG GGAAAATCACTGAGCCTCATCTGCGGGGCCCTCTCCTGGCTCCGTGACTTTGAGGAGAAGAAGAAGCAGGAGGAGGCACGGCTTATGGCACCAGAGAACAGCgggcaggaggagaagcagctgctggcGTCTGGTGGGCCGGCGTGTCCGAACAGCGGGGACGTGTCTGGGGAACCGGACTGGATCACGGCATttgtgcagaagaaagaagagcaggaTTTGTTGCACAGACTGAAG GAAGAGCAGATCAGGAGGAAAAAGCGAGAAGAACGTCTTGAGAAAATCCGCCATAATGTGCAGTTAAAATATGCAGCAAAGAGGAAG AGATCTGAGGAGGATGAGACAAAGCGTCTTCTTCAGCTCAGCAAGGAGATTCTGTCAgagggagctggagcagctgtcCCAGAGCAGCTAGATCACAACGAGGAGGAGCTGATTCTTGCTGAATATGAGAGtgatgaggaaaagaaagtggCATCGGG GCTGGAGGAAGATGATGACGATTTGGAAGAAGAGCATGTGACAAAG ATTTACTACTGCAGCCGCACTCACTCCCAGCTGTCTCAGTTTGTGCACGAAGTGCAGAAAAGTCCTTTTGGCAAAGACACGCGTCTGGTCTCCTTGGGATCCAGGCAG AACCTGTGTGTGAATGAGGAGGTGCGCCGCTTGGGGGCTCTGCAGCTCATCAATGACCGCTGCACGGAGATGCAAAAGAACAAACATG aaaagaagaatgatgCAGAGGTTGAAGGGAAGAAGAGACGCGTGAGTCGCACTGTGTGCCCATTTTATTCCTACGAGCAAATGCAGTTTCTTCGCGATGAAGTTCTAGTGGAAGTGAAGGATATCGAGCAGTTGGTGACTTTGGGAAGGGACACCAAAGCCTGCCCCTATTATGGGAGTCGATATGCCATTCCTGCTGCTCAG CTGGTGGTGCTGCCCTACCAGATGCTCTTGCATGAGGCTACCAGGAGCGCTGCAGGGATCATTCTGAAGGACCAGGTTGTAATCATCGATGAGGCCCACAACCTCATAGACACCATCACCTGTATCCATAGCGCGGAGGTCAGCGGCTCTCAG ctgtgctgtgcccactcccagctgctgcagtacATGGAGCGATACAG gaAACGTTTGAAGGCAAAGAACTTAATGTACATTAAGCAGATCCTTTATTTGCTGGAGCGGTTTGTAGTCATGCTGGGAG gaAATGTGAACCAAAACCCTAGCTGCCAGGCAGTTTCCCAAACAG GGACAGAGCTGAAATCCATCAATGACTTCCTATTTCAGAGTCAGATTGACAATATCAACCTCTTCAAG GTGCAGCGTTACTGTGAGAAGAGCCTCATCAGTAGGAAG CTTTTTGGATTTGTGGAGCGATATGGCAATCCTGCTCCAGCTGTGAAGACCAACAAGGAGAACCAGAAGTTGGCTGGCTTGCAGAACTTTCTTCTGACTCTCCAGCAGGGATCTTCTAAAGAGA ACCCTCTCCAGAGCCCTCCCGTGGAGGCTGACAGTGACCAGCTCCGAGCTGCCTCTCCTCTGATGCACATCGAGGGATTTCTCTCAGCCCTCACGAATGCAAATGAAGATGGTCGAGTCATTCTCAACAGGCAAG gcactATTGGTCAGAGCAGCCTCAAATTCCTCTTGTTGAATCCAGCTGTCCACTTTGCCAAGGTGGTGAAAGAATGCCGTGCTGTAATCATTGCTGGGGGCACCATGCAGCCG GTGGCTGATTTCCGAGAGCAGTTGCTGTCCTGTGCTGGTGTGGATCCTGCACGCATCGTGGAGTTCTCTTGTG GACATGTGATCCctccagaaaacattttaccCATAGTCCTTTGCAGCGGTCCTTCCAACCAGCAGCTGGAGTTCACCTACCAGACAAGAGACCTACCCCAGATG ATGGATGAGACAGGCCGAATCCTCTGCAACCTGTGCAATGTGGTCCCAGGGGGTGTGGTGTGCTTCTTCCCCTCCTATGACTACGAGAAGCAGGTGTACGCGCACTGGGAGAAAACAGGGCTGCTCACCCGCCTGGCAACTAAGAAGAAG ATCTTTCAGGAGCCTAAGAAAGCAAACCAGGTGGAGCAGGTGCTGGCGGAGTATGCCAAGTGCATAAag CgctgcagccaggctggagGCCAGATGACGggggctctgctgctttctgtagtTGGAGGCAAAATGAGTGAAGGGATCAACTTCTCGGATGACTTGGGAAG GTGTGTGATTATGGTGGGAATGCCTTACCCCAACATTAAATCTCCAGAGCTTCAAGAGAAAATGACTTGGCTTGATAAAACGATG ccaagagctgctggCCAGGCACCTAGCAGAGCACTGATTGAAAACCTGTGCATGAAGGCAGTAAACCAGTCAATAG GAAGAGCCATTCGCCACCAGAAGGACTTTGCAAGCATCCTGCTCCTGGACCACAGGTACGCACGCCCTGCCATCCTTAACAAGCTGCCGCAGTGGATCAGGGAGAGAACCCAGGTCAAGCCTGCCTTTGGATCAGCTTTTGCAGAGTTAAGAAAG TTCCACCGAGGGAAATCAGACTGA
- the DDX11 gene encoding ATP-dependent DNA helicase DDX11 isoform X2 — MDGGAAEAVSGPVRAHFPFPYTPYRIQEQFMAALYAALEAGRVGIFESPTGTGKSLSLICGALSWLRDFEEKKKQEEARLMAPENSGQEEKQLLASGGPACPNSGDVSGEPDWITAFVQKKEEQDLLHRLKEEQIRRKKREERLEKIRHNVQLKYAAKRKRSEEDETKRLLQLSKEILSEGAGAAVPEQLDHNEEELILAEYESDEEKKVASGLEEDDDDLEEEHVTKIYYCSRTHSQLSQFVHEVQKSPFGKDTRLVSLGSRQNLCVNEEVRRLGALQLINDRCTEMQKNKHEKKNDAEVEGKKRRVSRTVCPFYSYEQMQFLRDEVLVEVKDIEQLVTLGRDTKACPYYGSRYAIPAAQLVVLPYQMLLHEATRSAAGIILKDQVVIIDEAHNLIDTITCIHSAEVSGSQLCCAHSQLLQYMERYRKRLKAKNLMYIKQILYLLERFVVMLGGNVNQNPSCQAVSQTGTELKSINDFLFQSQIDNINLFKVQRYCEKSLISRKLFGFVERYGNPAPAVKTNKENQKLAGLQNFLLTLQQGSSKENPLQSPPVEADSDQLRAASPLMHIEGFLSALTNANEDGRVILNRQGTIGQSSLKFLLLNPAVHFAKVVKECRAVIIAGGTMQPVADFREQLLSCAGVDPARIVEFSCGHVIPPENILPIVLCSGPSNQQLEFTYQTRDLPQMMDETGRILCNLCNVVPGGVVCFFPSYDYEKQVYAHWEKTGLLTRLATKKKIFQEPKKANQVEQVLAEYAKCIKRCSQAGGQMTGALLLSVVGGKMSEGINFSDDLGRCVIMVGMPYPNIKSPELQEKMTWLDKTMPRAAGQAPSRALIENLCMKAVNQSIGRAIRHQKDFASILLLDHRYARPAILNKLPQWIRERTQVKPAFGSAFAELRKFHRGKSD; from the exons ATGGACGGCGGGGCGGCGGAG GCGGTGAGCGGCCCCGTCCGGGCCCACTTCCCGTTCCCCTACACGCCGTACCGCATCCAGGAGCAGTTCATGGCAGCGCTGTACGCTGCGCTGGAGGCCGGGCGGGTCGGCATCTTCGAGAGCCCCACGGGCACG GGAAAATCACTGAGCCTCATCTGCGGGGCCCTCTCCTGGCTCCGTGACTTTGAGGAGAAGAAGAAGCAGGAGGAGGCACGGCTTATGGCACCAGAGAACAGCgggcaggaggagaagcagctgctggcGTCTGGTGGGCCGGCGTGTCCGAACAGCGGGGACGTGTCTGGGGAACCGGACTGGATCACGGCATttgtgcagaagaaagaagagcaggaTTTGTTGCACAGACTGAAG GAAGAGCAGATCAGGAGGAAAAAGCGAGAAGAACGTCTTGAGAAAATCCGCCATAATGTGCAGTTAAAATATGCAGCAAAGAGGAAG AGATCTGAGGAGGATGAGACAAAGCGTCTTCTTCAGCTCAGCAAGGAGATTCTGTCAgagggagctggagcagctgtcCCAGAGCAGCTAGATCACAACGAGGAGGAGCTGATTCTTGCTGAATATGAGAGtgatgaggaaaagaaagtggCATCGGG GCTGGAGGAAGATGATGACGATTTGGAAGAAGAGCATGTGACAAAG ATTTACTACTGCAGCCGCACTCACTCCCAGCTGTCTCAGTTTGTGCACGAAGTGCAGAAAAGTCCTTTTGGCAAAGACACGCGTCTGGTCTCCTTGGGATCCAGGCAG AACCTGTGTGTGAATGAGGAGGTGCGCCGCTTGGGGGCTCTGCAGCTCATCAATGACCGCTGCACGGAGATGCAAAAGAACAAACATG aaaagaagaatgatgCAGAGGTTGAAGGGAAGAAGAGACGCGTGAGTCGCACTGTGTGCCCATTTTATTCCTACGAGCAAATGCAGTTTCTTCGCGATGAAGTTCTAGTGGAAGTGAAGGATATCGAGCAGTTGGTGACTTTGGGAAGGGACACCAAAGCCTGCCCCTATTATGGGAGTCGATATGCCATTCCTGCTGCTCAG CTGGTGGTGCTGCCCTACCAGATGCTCTTGCATGAGGCTACCAGGAGCGCTGCAGGGATCATTCTGAAGGACCAGGTTGTAATCATCGATGAGGCCCACAACCTCATAGACACCATCACCTGTATCCATAGCGCGGAGGTCAGCGGCTCTCAG ctgtgctgtgcccactcccagctgctgcagtacATGGAGCGATACAG gaAACGTTTGAAGGCAAAGAACTTAATGTACATTAAGCAGATCCTTTATTTGCTGGAGCGGTTTGTAGTCATGCTGGGAG gaAATGTGAACCAAAACCCTAGCTGCCAGGCAGTTTCCCAAACAG GGACAGAGCTGAAATCCATCAATGACTTCCTATTTCAGAGTCAGATTGACAATATCAACCTCTTCAAG GTGCAGCGTTACTGTGAGAAGAGCCTCATCAGTAGGAAG CTTTTTGGATTTGTGGAGCGATATGGCAATCCTGCTCCAGCTGTGAAGACCAACAAGGAGAACCAGAAGTTGGCTGGCTTGCAGAACTTTCTTCTGACTCTCCAGCAGGGATCTTCTAAAGAGA ACCCTCTCCAGAGCCCTCCCGTGGAGGCTGACAGTGACCAGCTCCGAGCTGCCTCTCCTCTGATGCACATCGAGGGATTTCTCTCAGCCCTCACGAATGCAAATGAAGATGGTCGAGTCATTCTCAACAGGCAAG gcactATTGGTCAGAGCAGCCTCAAATTCCTCTTGTTGAATCCAGCTGTCCACTTTGCCAAGGTGGTGAAAGAATGCCGTGCTGTAATCATTGCTGGGGGCACCATGCAGCCG GTGGCTGATTTCCGAGAGCAGTTGCTGTCCTGTGCTGGTGTGGATCCTGCACGCATCGTGGAGTTCTCTTGTG GACATGTGATCCctccagaaaacattttaccCATAGTCCTTTGCAGCGGTCCTTCCAACCAGCAGCTGGAGTTCACCTACCAGACAAGAGACCTACCCCAGATG ATGGATGAGACAGGCCGAATCCTCTGCAACCTGTGCAATGTGGTCCCAGGGGGTGTGGTGTGCTTCTTCCCCTCCTATGACTACGAGAAGCAGGTGTACGCGCACTGGGAGAAAACAGGGCTGCTCACCCGCCTGGCAACTAAGAAGAAG ATCTTTCAGGAGCCTAAGAAAGCAAACCAGGTGGAGCAGGTGCTGGCGGAGTATGCCAAGTGCATAAag CgctgcagccaggctggagGCCAGATGACGggggctctgctgctttctgtagtTGGAGGCAAAATGAGTGAAGGGATCAACTTCTCGGATGACTTGGGAAG GTGTGTGATTATGGTGGGAATGCCTTACCCCAACATTAAATCTCCAGAGCTTCAAGAGAAAATGACTTGGCTTGATAAAACGATG ccaagagctgctggCCAGGCACCTAGCAGAGCACTGATTGAAAACCTGTGCATGAAGGCAGTAAACCAGTCAATAG GAAGAGCCATTCGCCACCAGAAGGACTTTGCAAGCATCCTGCTCCTGGACCACAGGTACGCACGCCCTGCCATCCTTAACAAGCTGCCGCAGTGGATCAGGGAGAGAACCCAGGTCAAGCCTGCCTTTGGATCAGCTTTTGCAGAGTTAAGAAAG TTCCACCGAGGGAAATCAGACTGA
- the LOC110395182 gene encoding zinc finger protein 501-like has translation MGDAQTGQLYQEGPVRADLHPFTSRRLATDTLGGSDERPDCKQELEMENQVKLSFGKRQGKGAPCVMAVWECEDGGGTPISKVVLAGDRPDPPVCGNGTIWIQQVGEKTYECPECGKNFSRSSYLSQHQRIHLAEKPFSCSECGKSFTRNSDLIKHQRIHTGEKPYQCNECEKTFSQRSNVIRHQRTHTGERHYQCTECGKSFSQNSHLVVHQRSHKGEKPFHCPRCEKSFSDRSSLIIHRRVHTGEKPHKCQVCGKRFRDSSAIIRHQRIHTGEKPYECTECGKTFRQSSSLVTHMRTHTGEKPYKCPVCGKSFSQSSALTTHRRIHGGTALPLYHGSLLPSPYQCAECGRRCSDHPTLVKHQMTHVEERPYICVECGDSFRRSSALNVHLRIHRGERPYKCEECEKTFRHSSALGAHLRIHAGSKPYECGECGKSFRKSSTLKVHLKIHVSKKPYKCTVGRTLSSCSLLP, from the coding sequence ATGGGTGACGCACAGACGGGCCAGCTTTATCAGGAAGGGCCTGTGAGAGCTGACCTGCACCCATTCACCTCCAGAAGACTTGCTACAGATACCCTCGGGGGCTCTGATGAAAGACCAGACTGCAAGCAGGAGCTGGAGATGGAAAACCAGGTGAAGCTGTCTTTTGGAAAGAGGCAGGGAAAGGGAGCTCCCTGTGTGATGGCAGTGTGGGAGTGTGAGGATGGTGGTGGCACCCCTATCAGCAAGGTGGTCCTTGCTGGGGACAGGCCAGACCCGCCCGTGTGTGGGAATGGCACCATTTGGATTCAGCAGGTGGGAGAGAAAACCTATGAGTGTCCTGAGTGTGGGAAGAACTTCAGCCGGAGCTCGTATCTCAGCCAGCACCAGAGAATCCACCTGGCAGAGAAACCCTTCAGCTGCTCTGAATGTGGGAAGAGTTTCACCCGCAACTCGGACCTGATCAAACACCAGCGGATCCACACTGGTGAGAAGCCCTATCAGTGCAACGAGTGTGAGAAGACCTTCAGCCAGAGGTCCAACGTGATCAGGCACCAGCGGACCCACACGGGAGAGAGACACTACCAGTGCACTGAGTGCGGGAAGAGCTTCAGCCAAAACTCGCATCTCGTCGTCCATCAGAGAAGCCACAAAGGTGAGAAACCATTTCATTGCCCCCGGTGCGAGAAAAGCTTCAGTGACCGCTCCTCCCTGATCATACACCGGAGGGTCCACACCGGAGAGAAGCCCCACAAGTGCCAGGTATGTGGGAAGCGTTTCCGGGACAGCTCGGCCATCATTCGGCATCAGAGGATCCACACGGGAGAGAAACCTTACGAGTGCACCGAATGTGGGAAAACTTTCCGCCAGAGCTCCTCGCTGGTGACCCACATGCGGACGCATACAGGCGAGAAACCCTACAAATGCCCCGTgtgtgggaagagcttcagCCAGAGCTCGGCACTCACCACGCATCGCCGCATCCATGGAGGAACGGCGTTGCCCCTGTACCATGGCAGCCTCTTGCCCAGCCCCTACCAGTGCGCTGAGTGCGGCAGGCGGTGCAGCGACCACCCCACTCTTGTCAAACACCAGATGACGCACGTGGAGGAGCGGCCCTACATCTGTGTGGAGTGTGGGGACAGCTTCCGTCGGAGCTCAGCACTCAATGTCCACCTGAGGATCCACCGTGGGGAGAGGCCCTACAAATGCGAGGAATGCGAGAAAACCTTCCGGCATAGCTCAGCCCTTGGTGCACACTTGAGGATCCATGCAGGATCCAAGCCCTACGAGTGTGGTGAGTGTGGGAAAAGCTTCCGTAAAAGCTCGACACTTAAAGTGCATTTGAAAATCCATGTGTCCAAGAAACCTTATAAATGTACTGTAGGTAGAACTCTCTCTTCCTGCTCTCTTCTCCCATAG